Proteins from a single region of Streptomyces spinoverrucosus:
- a CDS encoding tetratricopeptide repeat protein, which produces MPEISGSTGRSPETHIIDYRAAEQLLAARDPRGAVKLLDPVIAAHPENTAARLLRARAFFAAAQLRPAELEFTIVLEREPDNAYAHFALARTYERQGRPEQAKRHFRLAAALDPNPEYLKAARFDG; this is translated from the coding sequence GTGCCCGAGATCAGTGGTTCGACCGGACGTTCGCCGGAGACGCATATCATCGACTACCGCGCCGCCGAGCAGCTGCTCGCCGCGCGCGACCCGCGGGGCGCGGTGAAGCTGCTCGATCCAGTCATCGCCGCGCACCCCGAGAACACCGCGGCCCGGCTGCTGCGCGCGCGAGCATTCTTCGCCGCCGCGCAACTGCGGCCCGCGGAGCTGGAGTTCACGATCGTTCTGGAGCGCGAGCCGGACAACGCGTACGCGCACTTCGCGCTCGCGCGTACCTATGAGCGGCAGGGGCGGCCGGAGCAGGCCAAGCGGCACTTTCGGCTGGCCGCCGCGTTGGATCCGAACCCGGAGTACCTGAAGGCGGCGCGTTTCGACGGGTGA
- a CDS encoding DoxX family protein translates to MSETTASVASVASNASVAPASSAAVVAESATARGRRARIALRALQVVLALFYAIASALPKLIAHSSASEIFADMGWGNAGMYTIGVLELAGAVALLVPLLQSVAAMSLGALMVGAFIVQLTVFDGQNAATPVILLVPLALIAWARRGQNAELLRVLGRRRA, encoded by the coding sequence ATGTCCGAGACCACCGCTTCCGTAGCCTCCGTCGCCTCCAACGCGTCCGTCGCGCCCGCTTCGTCGGCCGCCGTCGTGGCCGAGTCCGCGACCGCTCGGGGCCGCCGGGCCCGAATCGCCCTGCGTGCCCTGCAGGTGGTGCTCGCGCTCTTCTACGCGATCGCGAGCGCGCTGCCCAAGTTGATCGCGCACTCCTCGGCCTCCGAGATCTTCGCGGACATGGGCTGGGGCAACGCGGGGATGTACACCATCGGCGTCCTCGAACTGGCCGGCGCGGTCGCCCTGCTTGTGCCGCTGCTCCAGTCCGTCGCCGCGATGTCGCTGGGTGCGCTGATGGTGGGTGCGTTCATCGTGCAGCTCACGGTCTTCGACGGACAGAACGCGGCGACACCGGTGATTCTGCTGGTGCCGCTCGCCCTGATCGCGTGGGCACGGCGGGGACAGAACGCGGAGCTGCTGAGGGTGCTGGGGCGGCGGCGGGCGTGA
- a CDS encoding RNA-binding S4 domain-containing protein, translating into MASDRMDKAGRGGTSRNAPDTTAAPADGRPPKTPPAQEADDRQAPPQLADPSADGREATGCSQTEHPGASDPKVAAAIAAAEAAGPANGESVRIDSWIWSVRLVKTRSQGATACRGGHVRLNGERVKPAHAVRVGDEVRLRQEGRERIVVVKRLIRKRVGAPVAVLCYIDNSPPPPPREAVAPAGIRDRGTGRPTKRDRRELERLRGLNAFGSSGGRGVPDARGGPGAPGGTGGLDGPGGGFDRRGDRSGRPQGR; encoded by the coding sequence ATGGCTTCCGATCGCATGGACAAGGCAGGCCGCGGCGGGACCAGCCGGAACGCCCCGGACACGACCGCGGCCCCGGCAGACGGACGTCCCCCTAAGACGCCACCGGCCCAAGAGGCCGACGACCGACAGGCCCCGCCGCAGCTTGCGGATCCGTCCGCCGACGGCCGAGAGGCGACCGGCTGTTCGCAGACCGAGCACCCGGGCGCCTCCGACCCGAAGGTCGCCGCCGCGATCGCCGCCGCCGAAGCGGCCGGTCCGGCGAACGGCGAGAGTGTCCGCATCGACAGCTGGATCTGGTCCGTACGGCTGGTCAAAACCCGCTCCCAGGGCGCCACGGCCTGCCGGGGCGGCCATGTGCGCCTGAACGGCGAGCGGGTCAAGCCCGCCCATGCGGTGCGCGTCGGCGACGAGGTCCGGCTCCGGCAGGAGGGCCGAGAGCGGATCGTCGTCGTCAAGCGGCTGATCCGTAAGCGGGTCGGCGCACCGGTGGCCGTCCTGTGCTACATCGACAACAGCCCGCCGCCCCCGCCCCGCGAGGCCGTCGCCCCCGCCGGCATCCGCGACCGCGGCACGGGCCGCCCGACCAAGCGAGACCGCCGCGAACTGGAACGTCTGCGCGGCCTGAACGCCTTTGGCAGCTCGGGTGGCCGCGGAGTCCCCGACGCCCGGGGAGGCCCGGGCGCACCCGGAGGGACAGGCGGGCTGGATGGGCCGGGCGGTGGCTTCGACCGGCGGGGTGACCGCAGCGGCCGTCCCCAAGGACGCTGA
- the hrpB gene encoding ATP-dependent helicase HrpB translates to MIRYDALHALPVRTALPALREALDGPGTAVLVAPPGTGKTTLVPLALAGLIGEGPARRVVVAEPRRIAARAAARRMAWLLGERVGESVGYTVRGERVVGRHARVEVVTTGVLLQRLQRDQELGGVDVVVLDECHERHLDADTVAAFLWDVREALRPELRLVAASATTDAQGWARLLGGAPVVAAEGASYPVEVVWAPPARPVRPPHGMRVDPALLAHVASVVRRALAERAGDVLCFLPGVGEIARVAGQLGDVRDVDVLQVHGRASADVQDAVLSPGARRRVVLATSVAESSLTVPGVRVVVDSGLAREPRVDHARGLSALTTVRASQASGRQRAGRAGREAPGAVYRCWAEAENARLPRFPAPEIQVADLTAFALQAACWGDPEASGLALLDPPPGGAMAAARSVLRAVGAVDSGGRATERGAALARLGLHPRLGRALLDAARIVGTESAAEVVALLSEEAPREYGDDLATALRVARRGGDAYSARWRAEVRRLRAVVTEFVHPPTRYRQSVEVDLEAPVTGRDHAPPSAVGVVAALAFPERVAKADGGSYLMVSGTRAELGEASPLRGAPWIAVAVADRPIGKGHARVRLAAEVDEEVARSAAGTFRSEAQEVRWADGDVVARRVERLGAVEVAVRPLSDADAGLVRDALLDGLRREGFGLLRWSREADVLRQRLAFLRLHLGEPWPEVSDEALHARVEEWLEPELSRARRRSDLARIDAEQALARLLPWASGEAAPLDELAPERITVPSGSRIRIDYADPERPVLAVKLQEMFGLQQSPVLAGVPVLVHLLSPAGRLAAVTADLASFWRDGYNGVRAELRGRYPKHPWPEDPATAEPTRHTNARLRR, encoded by the coding sequence GTGATCCGTTACGACGCCCTGCACGCACTGCCCGTACGTACCGCGCTGCCCGCCCTGCGTGAGGCCCTGGACGGACCCGGCACCGCCGTCCTCGTCGCGCCCCCGGGCACGGGCAAGACGACGCTGGTGCCGCTCGCGCTGGCGGGGCTGATCGGCGAGGGGCCGGCCCGGCGGGTGGTCGTGGCCGAGCCGCGGCGGATCGCGGCGCGGGCGGCGGCGCGCCGGATGGCATGGCTGCTGGGCGAGCGGGTGGGCGAGAGCGTCGGCTACACGGTGCGCGGGGAACGGGTCGTCGGGCGGCACGCGCGCGTGGAGGTCGTCACGACGGGTGTGCTGCTGCAGCGGCTCCAGAGGGACCAGGAGCTGGGCGGCGTCGACGTGGTGGTGCTCGACGAGTGCCATGAGCGGCATCTGGACGCGGACACGGTGGCGGCGTTCCTGTGGGACGTACGGGAGGCGCTGCGGCCGGAGCTGCGGCTGGTGGCCGCGTCGGCCACGACGGACGCCCAGGGTTGGGCGCGGCTGCTCGGCGGGGCTCCCGTGGTCGCTGCGGAGGGCGCCTCGTACCCGGTCGAGGTGGTGTGGGCGCCGCCGGCGCGTCCCGTACGGCCGCCGCACGGCATGCGGGTCGATCCGGCGCTGCTCGCCCATGTGGCGTCGGTGGTGCGGCGGGCGCTGGCCGAGCGGGCGGGGGACGTGCTGTGTTTCCTGCCGGGCGTCGGGGAGATCGCGCGGGTCGCCGGGCAGCTGGGGGATGTGAGGGACGTCGATGTGCTGCAGGTGCACGGGCGGGCGTCGGCGGACGTGCAGGACGCGGTGCTGTCGCCGGGGGCACGGCGCCGGGTGGTGCTGGCGACGTCGGTGGCCGAGTCGTCGCTGACGGTTCCCGGCGTGCGGGTGGTGGTCGACTCGGGGCTGGCGCGGGAGCCTCGGGTGGATCACGCGCGCGGGCTCAGTGCGCTGACGACGGTACGGGCCTCGCAGGCGTCCGGGCGGCAGCGGGCGGGGCGGGCCGGGCGTGAGGCGCCGGGGGCGGTGTACCGCTGCTGGGCGGAGGCCGAGAACGCGCGTCTGCCGCGGTTCCCGGCGCCGGAGATCCAGGTGGCCGATCTGACGGCGTTCGCGCTGCAGGCGGCGTGCTGGGGGGATCCGGAGGCGTCCGGGCTGGCCCTGCTGGATCCCCCGCCGGGTGGGGCGATGGCGGCGGCGCGGAGTGTTCTGCGGGCGGTGGGGGCTGTCGACTCCGGCGGGCGGGCGACGGAGCGGGGCGCTGCGCTGGCTCGGCTGGGGTTGCATCCCCGGTTGGGGCGGGCGTTGCTCGATGCCGCGCGCATCGTCGGTACGGAATCGGCCGCCGAGGTTGTCGCCCTGCTCAGTGAGGAGGCGCCTCGGGAGTACGGCGACGATCTGGCCACTGCTTTGCGGGTTGCTCGGCGTGGGGGCGACGCCTATTCGGCGCGGTGGCGCGCGGAGGTTCGGCGGCTGCGGGCCGTCGTCACAGAGTTTGTCCACCCGCCGACCCGTTACCGCCAATCGGTGGAGGTCGATCTCGAGGCCCCTGTGACTGGACGTGACCACGCGCCCCCGTCCGCCGTCGGCGTCGTCGCCGCCCTCGCCTTCCCCGAGCGTGTCGCCAAAGCCGACGGCGGTTCGTACCTCATGGTCTCCGGGACCCGCGCCGAACTCGGGGAGGCCTCACCCCTGCGCGGGGCGCCCTGGATCGCCGTGGCCGTCGCCGATCGCCCGATCGGCAAGGGGCACGCGCGTGTGCGGCTCGCCGCCGAGGTGGACGAAGAGGTCGCCCGGTCGGCCGCCGGGACCTTCCGCAGCGAGGCGCAGGAGGTGCGCTGGGCCGACGGTGACGTCGTCGCGCGGCGGGTCGAACGGCTGGGGGCCGTGGAGGTGGCGGTGCGGCCGCTGTCCGACGCCGACGCCGGCCTCGTACGGGATGCGCTGCTGGACGGGCTGCGCCGGGAAGGGTTCGGGCTGTTGCGTTGGTCGCGGGAGGCCGACGTACTGCGGCAGCGGCTCGCCTTTTTGCGGCTGCACCTCGGGGAGCCGTGGCCGGAGGTGTCCGACGAGGCGCTGCACGCGCGCGTGGAGGAGTGGCTGGAGCCGGAGCTGAGCCGGGCGCGGCGGCGGAGTGATCTGGCGCGGATCGATGCCGAGCAGGCGCTCGCCCGGTTGCTGCCCTGGGCCTCCGGGGAGGCGGCGCCGCTTGATGAACTCGCCCCGGAGCGGATCACCGTACCGAGTGGGTCCAGAATTCGAATCGACTACGCGGATCCAGAACGGCCTGTTCTCGCCGTGAAGTTGCAGGAGATGTTCGGGCTGCAGCAGTCGCCGGTTCTGGCAGGGGTTCCTGTGCTGGTGCATCTGCTCTCCCCCGCCGGCCGCCTCGCCGCCGTCACGGCCGACCTGGCCTCTTTCTGGCGGGACGGCTACAACGGCGTCCGGGCGGAGTTGCGCGGCCGCTACCCGAAGCATCCGTGGCCCGAGGACCCCGCCACCGCCGAGCCCACCCGGCACACCAACGCGCGGCTCAGGCGGTGA
- a CDS encoding class I SAM-dependent methyltransferase: MRAGHQGTGPGAITPDGCAVELYSRLPVGSEPDIIAGAVPAGAHVLELGSGVGRMTHPLLELGYTVTAVDESPEMLERVRGARTMCSPIEKLDLGERFDAVLLASFLVHTGDEEVRRGLLRTCVRHLADGGCVVIQREGEDYHTNLPRERVDPSGFTVRIVSSEPVGDGTNSVRAEYEFPDATWTQTFRARPLTKEEFEEALGEAGLRVEKYLTEDRIWVRAVAEPGATG, from the coding sequence ATGCGAGCGGGACATCAGGGGACGGGGCCGGGAGCGATCACGCCGGACGGCTGCGCGGTGGAGCTCTACTCACGGCTGCCGGTGGGGAGCGAGCCGGACATCATCGCGGGCGCGGTGCCCGCCGGGGCGCACGTTCTGGAGCTGGGGAGCGGCGTGGGCCGTATGACGCACCCGTTGCTGGAGCTGGGCTACACGGTCACGGCGGTGGACGAGTCCCCGGAAATGCTGGAACGCGTCCGTGGGGCGCGCACGATGTGCAGCCCGATCGAGAAGCTCGACCTCGGGGAGAGGTTCGACGCGGTGCTGCTGGCGTCCTTCCTCGTGCACACCGGGGACGAGGAGGTGAGGCGGGGGCTGCTGCGGACGTGCGTGCGGCATCTCGCGGACGGCGGCTGTGTGGTGATCCAGCGGGAGGGCGAGGACTACCACACAAACCTGCCGCGCGAACGGGTCGATCCCAGCGGCTTCACCGTGCGGATCGTGTCGTCGGAGCCGGTCGGAGACGGCACGAACTCGGTACGCGCGGAGTACGAGTTCCCGGACGCGACCTGGACGCAGACGTTCCGGGCCAGGCCGTTGACGAAGGAGGAGTTCGAGGAGGCGCTGGGGGAGGCGGGGCTGAGAGTGGAGAAGTATCTGACGGAGGACCGGATATGGGTGCGGGCAGTGGCTGAGCCGGGGGCGACGGGCTGA
- a CDS encoding class I SAM-dependent methyltransferase — MPPPGRVGRKITTREPIIQEPEATRRAADVTESARANRGWWDRNADEYQIEHGTFLGDDRFVWSPEGLDEVEAELLGPPEELKGKDVLEIGAGAAQCARWLAAQGARPVALDLSHRQLQHALRIGGSFPLVCADAAALPFADASFDLACSAYGALPFVADPRMVLQEVRRVLRPGGRFVFSVTHPIRWAFPDEPGPEGLSVSGSYFDRTPYVEQDEQGRAVYVEHHRTLGDRVRDIVSSGFRLVDLVEPEWPAWNSSEWGGWSPLRGSLIPGTAIFVCERD, encoded by the coding sequence GTGCCACCCCCGGGACGGGTTGGACGGAAGATTACGACGAGGGAGCCGATCATCCAAGAGCCGGAAGCCACCCGACGTGCCGCGGATGTCACGGAGAGCGCCCGGGCCAACCGGGGCTGGTGGGACCGCAACGCGGACGAATACCAGATCGAGCACGGCACGTTCCTCGGCGACGACCGCTTCGTGTGGAGTCCCGAGGGCCTGGACGAGGTCGAGGCGGAACTGCTCGGCCCGCCGGAGGAGCTGAAGGGCAAGGACGTCCTGGAGATCGGCGCCGGCGCGGCCCAGTGCGCGCGCTGGCTGGCCGCACAGGGCGCCCGCCCGGTCGCCCTGGACCTCTCCCACCGCCAGCTCCAGCACGCCCTGCGCATCGGCGGATCGTTCCCCCTGGTGTGCGCCGACGCGGCCGCCCTGCCCTTCGCGGACGCCTCCTTCGACCTGGCGTGCTCGGCGTACGGGGCGCTGCCCTTCGTGGCGGATCCGCGGATGGTGCTCCAGGAGGTGCGGCGGGTACTGCGTCCGGGTGGCCGTTTCGTGTTCTCGGTGACGCATCCGATCCGCTGGGCGTTCCCGGACGAGCCCGGTCCCGAGGGGTTGAGCGTTTCGGGATCGTATTTCGATCGCACGCCGTACGTGGAACAGGACGAACAGGGTCGCGCGGTGTACGTCGAGCACCACAGGACGCTCGGCGACCGTGTCCGGGACATCGTGTCGTCCGGCTTCCGGCTCGTGGACCTGGTGGAGCCGGAGTGGCCGGCCTGGAACTCCTCCGAGTGGGGTGGCTGGTCGCCGCTGCGCGGCAGCCTGATCCCCGGGACGGCGATCTTCGTGTGCGAGCGGGACTGA
- a CDS encoding DUF3068 domain-containing protein — translation MRRRTSLILLALAVFFAALSPLLRWYAFPRLAKIPPNQYQDMVLEAKDATLLDYGTMQARKVPKVTIVQTLKGNVEASERIERTAGRDVVVWDGLSYVQGPDGKMVSKIPERYIFDAHTQEPVHATGEMVDGDPVRREGIEFKWPFLTEKRNYEYFDAQARITAPIQYKGTQTFRGVEVYYFEQTIPWTKVPFPRAMPVEGITPESVAETGTTRWYTTIRKFWVEPLTGAPVYGEEIHKEELRGGTLLGGRDKVTAFAGHVKMREDYIDHTVDLVNSNRTLVLLMTSYLPWGFLTLGVLLLALALYLEARGRRPGDPAPDEATEPEPVTA, via the coding sequence ATGCGCCGCAGGACCAGCCTCATTCTGCTCGCCCTCGCCGTGTTCTTCGCGGCGCTGTCCCCACTGCTGCGCTGGTACGCCTTCCCGCGCCTGGCCAAGATCCCGCCGAACCAGTACCAGGACATGGTCCTGGAGGCGAAGGACGCCACCCTCCTCGACTACGGCACCATGCAGGCCCGCAAGGTCCCCAAGGTGACCATCGTGCAGACCCTCAAGGGCAACGTGGAGGCCTCCGAACGGATCGAACGGACGGCGGGACGGGACGTCGTCGTCTGGGACGGCCTGTCCTACGTCCAGGGCCCCGACGGCAAGATGGTCTCGAAGATCCCCGAGCGGTACATCTTCGACGCCCACACCCAGGAACCCGTCCACGCCACCGGCGAGATGGTCGACGGCGACCCCGTTCGGCGTGAGGGCATCGAGTTCAAATGGCCGTTCCTGACCGAAAAACGAAACTACGAGTACTTCGACGCACAAGCGCGCATCACCGCACCCATCCAGTACAAAGGCACACAGACGTTCCGCGGTGTCGAGGTCTACTACTTCGAACAGACGATCCCGTGGACGAAGGTCCCGTTCCCCAGGGCCATGCCCGTCGAGGGCATCACCCCCGAGTCCGTCGCCGAGACCGGCACGACGCGCTGGTACACCACGATCCGCAAGTTCTGGGTGGAACCGCTCACCGGCGCCCCCGTCTACGGCGAGGAGATCCACAAGGAGGAACTCCGGGGCGGCACCCTGCTCGGCGGACGCGACAAGGTCACGGCGTTCGCCGGCCACGTGAAGATGCGCGAGGACTACATCGACCACACGGTCGACCTGGTCAACTCCAACCGCACCCTGGTCCTGCTGATGACCTCGTACCTGCCCTGGGGCTTCTTGACCCTGGGCGTCCTGCTGCTCGCCCTGGCCCTGTACCTGGAGGCCCGCGGCCGCCGCCCGGGCGACCCCGCTCCCGACGAGGCCACGGAACCCGAGCCGGTCACCGCCTGA
- the rpsA gene encoding 30S ribosomal protein S1, producing the protein MTSSTETTATTPQVAVNDIGNEEAFLAAIDETIKYFNDGDIVDGVIVKVDRDEVLLDIGYKTEGVIPSRELSIKHDVDPNEVVAVGDEIEALVLQKEDKEGRLILSKKRAQYERAWGTIEKIKEEDGIVTGTVIEVVKGGLILDIGLRGFLPASLVEMRRVRDLQPYVGKELEAKIIELDKNRNNVVLSRRAWLEQTQSEVRQTFLTTLQKGQVRSGVVSSIVNFGAFVDLGGVDGLVHVSELSWKHIDHPSEVVEVGQEVTVEVLDVDMDRERVSLSLKATQEDPWQQFARTHQIGQVVPGKVTKLVPFGAFVRVDEGIEGLVHISELAERHVEIPEQVVQVNDEIFVKVIDIDLERRRISLSLKQANESFGADPASVEFDPTLYGMAASYDDQGNYIYPEGFDPETNDWLEGYEKQREEWERQYAEAQQRFEQHQQQVIKSREADAAAAAEGGEAAAPAATGGSYSSEGADQSGALASDEALAALREKLAGGQS; encoded by the coding sequence ATGACGAGCAGCACCGAGACCACCGCCACCACCCCGCAGGTAGCGGTCAACGACATCGGTAACGAGGAAGCCTTCCTCGCAGCGATCGACGAGACGATCAAGTACTTCAACGACGGCGACATCGTCGACGGCGTCATCGTGAAGGTCGACCGGGACGAGGTCCTGCTCGACATCGGTTACAAGACCGAAGGCGTTATCCCGAGCCGCGAGCTCTCGATCAAGCACGACGTCGACCCCAACGAGGTCGTCGCCGTCGGTGACGAGATCGAAGCCCTTGTTCTCCAGAAGGAGGACAAGGAAGGCCGCCTGATCCTCTCGAAGAAGCGCGCCCAGTACGAGCGTGCCTGGGGCACCATCGAGAAGATCAAGGAAGAGGACGGGATCGTCACCGGTACCGTCATCGAGGTCGTCAAGGGTGGTCTCATCCTCGACATCGGCCTCCGTGGCTTCCTCCCGGCCTCCCTGGTCGAGATGCGCCGCGTTCGCGATCTCCAGCCGTACGTCGGCAAGGAGCTCGAGGCCAAGATCATCGAGCTGGACAAGAACCGCAACAACGTGGTCCTGTCCCGCCGTGCCTGGCTGGAGCAGACCCAGTCCGAGGTCCGCCAGACGTTCCTCACCACCCTCCAGAAGGGTCAGGTCCGTTCCGGCGTCGTCTCCTCGATCGTCAACTTCGGTGCCTTCGTGGACCTGGGTGGCGTCGACGGTCTGGTCCACGTCTCCGAGCTGTCCTGGAAGCACATCGACCACCCCTCCGAGGTTGTCGAGGTCGGCCAGGAAGTCACCGTCGAGGTCCTCGACGTCGACATGGACCGCGAGCGCGTCTCCCTGTCGCTGAAGGCGACCCAGGAAGACCCGTGGCAGCAGTTCGCTCGCACCCACCAGATCGGCCAGGTCGTGCCCGGCAAGGTCACGAAGCTGGTTCCGTTCGGTGCGTTCGTCCGCGTCGACGAGGGCATCGAGGGTCTGGTCCACATCTCCGAGCTGGCCGAGCGCCACGTGGAGATCCCGGAGCAGGTCGTCCAGGTCAACGACGAGATCTTCGTCAAGGTCATCGACATCGACCTCGAGCGCCGCCGCATCAGCCTCTCGCTGAAGCAGGCCAACGAGTCCTTCGGTGCCGACCCGGCCTCGGTGGAGTTCGACCCGACCCTGTACGGCATGGCCGCGTCGTACGACGACCAGGGCAACTACATCTACCCCGAGGGCTTCGACCCCGAGACCAACGACTGGCTCGAGGGCTACGAGAAGCAGCGCGAGGAGTGGGAGCGCCAGTACGCCGAGGCGCAGCAGCGCTTCGAGCAGCACCAGCAGCAGGTCATCAAGAGCCGCGAGGCCGACGCTGCCGCCGCTGCCGAGGGTGGCGAGGCCGCCGCTCCGGCCGCGACCGGTGGTTCGTACTCCTCCGAGGGTGCCGACCAGTCCGGCGCGCTGGCCTCGGACGAGGCGCTGGCCGCGCTGCGCGAGAAGCTGGCCGGTGGGCAGAGCTGA
- a CDS encoding PAC2 family protein: MLDPQGLYTWEPKGLAVVDMALAQESAGLVMLYHFDGYIDAGETGDQIVDRLLDSLPHQVVARFDHDRLVDYRARRPLLTFKRDRWTDYEEPTLAVRLVQDTTGAPFLLLSGPEPDVEWERFAAAVEQITERLGVRLAVNFHGIPMGVPHTRPVGLTPHGNRTDLVPGYRSPFDEAQVPGSAESLVEYRLMQAGHDVLGVAAHVPHYIARSPYPDAALTVLEAITAATGLVLPGIAHSLRTDAYRTQTEIDRQIQEGDEELTALVQGLEHQYDAVAGAETRGNMLAEPTEIPSADEIGREFERFLAEREGDN; the protein is encoded by the coding sequence GTGCTTGATCCGCAGGGTTTGTACACGTGGGAGCCGAAGGGCCTGGCAGTCGTCGACATGGCGCTCGCCCAGGAGTCGGCCGGCCTTGTCATGCTCTACCACTTCGACGGATACATCGACGCGGGTGAGACCGGCGACCAGATCGTCGACCGGCTCCTCGACTCGCTGCCGCACCAGGTCGTCGCCCGCTTCGACCACGACCGGCTCGTGGACTACCGCGCCCGCCGCCCGCTGCTGACCTTCAAGCGCGACCGCTGGACCGACTACGAGGAGCCCACACTGGCGGTACGGCTCGTCCAGGACACCACCGGGGCGCCGTTCCTTCTGCTGTCCGGCCCGGAGCCGGACGTGGAGTGGGAGCGCTTCGCCGCGGCCGTGGAGCAGATCACGGAGCGCCTCGGCGTACGCCTCGCCGTGAACTTCCACGGCATCCCCATGGGCGTCCCGCACACCCGCCCGGTGGGCCTCACCCCGCACGGCAACCGCACCGACCTCGTGCCGGGCTACCGCAGCCCCTTCGACGAGGCCCAGGTGCCCGGCAGTGCCGAGTCGCTGGTCGAGTACCGCCTCATGCAGGCGGGGCACGACGTCCTGGGCGTCGCGGCGCACGTCCCGCACTACATCGCCCGCTCCCCGTATCCGGACGCGGCGCTGACCGTCCTTGAGGCCATCACGGCCGCCACGGGACTCGTCCTGCCCGGCATCGCGCACTCCCTGCGCACGGACGCCTACCGCACCCAGACGGAGATCGACCGGCAGATCCAGGAGGGCGACGAGGAACTCACCGCCCTCGTCCAAGGCCTCGAGCACCAGTACGACGCCGTCGCGGGCGCCGAGACCCGCGGCAACATGCTCGCCGAGCCGACTGAGATTCCGTCGGCGGACGAGATCGGGCGGGAGTTCGAGCGGTTCCTGGCGGAGCGTGAAGGGGACAACTGA
- the coaE gene encoding dephospho-CoA kinase has product MLKVGLTGGIGAGKSEVSRLLVECGALLIDADRIAREVVAPGTPGLAAVVEAFGEEVLAPDGGLDRPRLGSIVFADPEKLAVLNSIVHPLVGARSRDLEAAAAEDAVVVHDVPLLAENGLAPLYDLVIVVDASPETQLDRLVRLRGMAEEDARARMAAQATREKRLQIADIVIDNDVPLAELQRRVKEVWAELVRRARVARGATESSGE; this is encoded by the coding sequence ATGCTGAAGGTGGGCCTGACCGGCGGGATCGGTGCCGGCAAGAGCGAGGTGTCGCGGCTGCTCGTGGAGTGCGGGGCCCTGCTGATCGACGCGGACCGTATCGCGCGGGAGGTCGTCGCGCCCGGCACTCCAGGTCTCGCCGCGGTCGTCGAGGCCTTCGGCGAGGAGGTGCTCGCCCCGGACGGTGGCCTGGACCGGCCCAGACTCGGCTCGATCGTCTTCGCCGACCCGGAGAAGCTGGCCGTCCTGAACTCGATCGTGCACCCCCTGGTGGGCGCCCGCTCCCGCGACTTGGAGGCCGCGGCCGCTGAGGACGCCGTCGTCGTACACGACGTCCCCCTCCTCGCCGAGAACGGCCTCGCACCGCTCTACGACCTCGTGATCGTCGTCGACGCCAGTCCCGAGACCCAGCTCGACCGGCTCGTACGGCTGCGGGGTATGGCCGAGGAGGACGCACGCGCGCGTATGGCGGCCCAGGCGACGCGGGAGAAGCGGCTGCAGATCGCGGACATCGTGATCGACAATGATGTGCCGCTGGCGGAGTTGCAGCGGCGCGTGAAGGAAGTGTGGGCGGAGCTGGTGCGCCGGGCGCGTGTGGCCCGGGGGGCGACGGAGTCGTCCGGGGAGTAG